Proteins found in one Planococcus citri chromosome 2, ihPlaCitr1.1, whole genome shotgun sequence genomic segment:
- the LOC135838064 gene encoding acetylcholine receptor subunit alpha-type acr-16-like isoform X1, which translates to MSMKFYVIFLILSSVTYTNGRIRDCESKPGGYETKLKCYLFSNFDLLSPPPHAQSSSSTIADMVMTYVDLNIEDGVLIFIGSIFMQWNDERTVWDSKKFGDVLDLEDIKADLLWRPSLTLNNNLFVDSRYNNSFGAGHLQIGSDGILHWTSSMNLQTRCAISSNSWPWDPQKCILNFTIDTPDIYVTFSELVHNLPGVPSLWSIAGVKKEMGFPHVIFELTLKMESRTLQIASCLTLIAVSLVLLPSFLISPVSRIKLASKVLSLLMLVISLVILMNLIPNFTAIAPNFLIAFGTIFSMVGISSCITAFLLRLARKSHTYHPSLITEVGNSKENKRENAAMKMASFEDSTPFDDKCSIEESLSQKSENEWLRTALVIETYHRYVQYKYRRHTIASAYRSEGMYFSKGRR; encoded by the exons atgtcgatgaaattttacgttattttcctaaTTTTATCGAGTGTGACTTACACAAACGGACGCATACGTGACTGTGAAAGTAAACCAG GTGGCTATGAAACTAAACTCAAATGttatttattttccaacttCGACTTACTTTCACCTCCACCACATGCGCAATCTTCTAGTTCGACCATAGCAGATATGGTTATGACGTACGTTGATTTG aatatcgaAGATGGAGTACTTATATTTATTGGTAGTATATTTATG CAATGGAATGATGAACGAACAGTCTGGGACAGCAAGAAATTTGGAGATGTTCTTGATCTAGAAGATATTAAAGCTGATTTACTATGGAGGCCGAGTTTAACATTGAACAA taatttgttTGTAGACTCCAGGTACAACAATTCTTTCGGGGCTGGCCATTTGCAAATTGGTTCAGATGGCATCTTGCATTGGACGTCGTCAATGAATTTACAAACAAGGTGCGCAATAAGCTCTAATAGTTGGCCATGGGATCCTCAAAAGTGCATCCTCAATTTCACAATCGATACGCCAGATATTTATGTCACTTTCTCCGAG CTCGTGCACAATTTACCTGGAGTGCCATCGTTATGGAGTATTGCTGGTGTCAAAAAAGAAATGGGTTTTCCCCACGTAATATTTGAGCTGACCTTAAAAATGGAAAGTCGTACCTTGCAAATTGCATCGTGTTTGACACTTATAG CTGTTAGTTTGGTGCTTCTTCCGTCGTTTTTGATATCGCCAGTAAGCAGGATCAAACTGGCATCGAAAGTATTATCTCTGCTAATGCTCGTCATTTCCCTGgtcattttgatgaatttaattCCAAATTTCACCGCAATAGCTCCTAATTTCT TGATTGCATTTGGCACGATATTTTCAATGGTGGGAATATCCAGCTGTATCACTGCCTTCCTACTAAGATTAGCTAGGAAATCACACACATATCATCCATCGTTGATCACG gaagttggaaattcgaaaGAAAACAAACGTGAAAATGCAGCGATGAAAATGGCATCGTTTGAAGACAGTACACCCTTTGACGACAAATGCTCTATTGAAGAATCACTAtcacaaaaatctgaaaacgaATGGTTGAGAACTGCTCTAGTTATCGA GACCTACCATCGGTACGTACAATACAAATATCGAAGACACACCATCGCATCAGCGTATCGAAGTGAAGGGATGTATTTTTCCAAAGGCAGGCGGTAA
- the LOC135838065 gene encoding acetylcholine receptor subunit alpha-like 2: MIFGPMSVKYYVIFLILLSVTYTNGRLRDCESKPGTRSSALKCYLFSNFDLLSPPPHAPSRGGTIADIVVTYADLNIEDGVLILIGSILMQWNDERTRWDNEDIPGLEDIKADSVWRPSITLNNNLFLDDRFYNSSFGAGRLGIKLDGDLHWLSSVDLHTRCEISSNSWPWDPQKCILNFTIDIRELYFPFCERVHSLPGLPSLWSITGVKEEGGFPYVIFELTLQMKNRSLQIDSCLTLIAVSLVLLPSFLISPESGVKLTSKILSLLMLVISLLMLMNSIPNFTVIAPNFLIAFGTIFSIVGISSCITAFLLRLARKSHSHHSSLIKTVGNLKENKRENKAMKMASFEDITLCEDECAIEESPSQKSESEWLRIAVVIEYLLFTICAILLIFLTVSFIT; this comes from the exons ATGATTTTTGGCCCAATGTCGGTGAAATATTAcgttatttttcttattttactaAGTGTGACTTACACAAACGGACGCTTACGTGACTGTGAAAGTAAACCAg GTACTCGTAGCTCTGCACTCAAATgttatttattttcgaatttcgactTGCTTTCACCTCCGCCTCATGCGCCGTCTCGTGGTGGTACTATAGCAGATATAGTTGTGACATACGCTGATTTA AATATCGAAGATGGGGTACTTATTTTGATCGGGAGTATATTGATG CAGTGGAATGATGAACGAACACGCTGGGACAATGAGGACATTCCAGGTCTAGAAGATATTAAGGCTGATTCAGTATGGAGGCCGAGTATAACATTGAACAA taatttgttTTTAGACGACAGATTCTACAACAGTTCTTTCGGGGCTGGCCGCTTGGGAATTAAGTTAGATGGCGACTTGCATTGGTTGTCGTCAGTGGATTTACACACAAGGTGTGAAATAAGCTCTAATAGTTGGCCATGGGATCCGCAAAAGTGTATCCTCAATTTCACAATCGATATACGAGAACTTTATTTCCCTTTCTGCGAG CGAGTGCACAGTTTACCCGGATTGCCATCATTATGGAGTATCACTGGTGTCAAAGAAGAAGGGGGGTTTCCCTATGTGATATTTGAGCTGACCTTGCAAATGAAAAACCGTTCCTTGCAAATTGATTCGTGTTTGACACTTATAG CCGTTAGTTTGGTGCTTCTTCCATCGTTTTTGATATCGCCAGAAAGCGGAGTCAAACTGACATCCAAAATATTATCTCTGCTCATGCTCGTTATTTCCCTGCTTATGTTGATGAATTCAATTCCCAATTTCACCGTAATAGCTCCTAATTTCt TGATCGCATTTGGAACGATATTTTCAATAGTGGGCATATCCAGCTGTATCACTGCCTTCCTACTCAGATTAGCTAGGAAATCACACTCACATCATTCATCTTTGATCAAG ACAGTTgggaatttgaaagaaaacaaacgTGAAAATAAAGCGATGAAAATGGCATCGTTTGAAGACATCACACTCTGTGAGGACGAATGCGCAATTGAGGAATCGCCGTCACAAAAATCTGAAAGTGAATGGTTGAGAATTGCTGTAGTTATCGAGTATTTATTATTCACGATTTGTGCAATTCTTCTTATATTTCTTACCGTAAGTTTTATAACCTAA